GCCGAGGACACCACGTCGATGACCACCTGCTCGGTGAGCGCCGAGGAATCGACGATCATCGCGTTCTGGCCGCCGGTCTCGGCGATCAGCGGGATCGGACGGCCCTGGGCATCCAGGCGCCCGGCGACATTGCGTTGCAGCAGGCGCGCGACTTCGGTGGAACCGGTGAACATCACGCCCTTGACGCGATCATCACCCACCAGGCGCGCACCGACGCTTTCACCCTGGCCCGGCAGCAATTGCAGTACGCCTTGGGGAATACCGGCTTCGAGCAGGATGCGCATGGCTTGTGCAGCCACCAGCGGGGTTTGTTCGGCTGGCTTGGCCAAGACCGGGTTACCGGCGGCCAGTGCGGCAGCCACTTGCCCACTGAAAATCGCCAGCGGGAAGTTCCACGGGCTGATGCACACCACTGGGCCCAATGGGCGGTGGGCGTCATTGGTGAAGTCGTTGCGAGCCTGTACCGCGTAGTAGCGCAGGAAGTCCACGGCCTCACGCACTTCGGCGATGGCGTTGGCGAAGGTCTTGCCGGCTTCGCGGGCCAGCAGGCCCATCAGCGGCTGGATCTCGCCTTCCATCAGGTCGGCGGCACGTTCCAGGATCGCGGCGCGTTCGGCGGGCGGGGTGGCCTGCCAGATCGGGCCGGCGCTGATGGCGCACTGGATCGCGTTGTCGACGTCTTCGACGGTGGCTTCTTGCACGTGACCGACCACGTCACGCAGGTCGGACGGATTCAATACCGGTGCCGCCGCTTGATCGCTGGCGGCGCAACCGAGCATCGGCGCGGCCTTCCAGTTGTTGTGGGCAGTGGCCAGCAGGGCGCAGGACAGCGATGCCAGGCGGTGTTCGTTGGCCAGGTCGATACCGGCCGAGTTGGCACGGTCGCTGCCGTACAGGTCACGGGGCAGCGGGATACGCGGGTGCGGCAGGCCGAAGCCGCCTTCCAGCGTCGCCATCTGCTCGATGCTGGCCACTGGATCGGCCACCAGCTCCTGGATCGAGATGGACTGGTCGGCGATGCGGTTGACGAACGAGGTGTTGGCGCCGTTTTCCAGCAGCCGACGCACCAGGTAGGCCAGCAGTGTTTCGTGAGTGCCGACCGGTGCGTACACGCGGCACGGACGGTTCAGCTTGCCTTCGGAAACCTTGCCTACTACCTGCTCGTACAACGGTTCACCCATGCCGTGCAGGCATTGGAACTCGTACTGGCCGGGGTAATAGTTCTGACCGGCGATATGGTAAATCGCCGACAAGGTATGGGCGTTGTGCGTAGCGAACTGCGGGTAGATGACTTCCGGTACCGACAGCAGCTTGCGTGCACAGGCAATGTAGGAAACATCGGTGTACACCTTGCGGGTATACACCGGATAGCCTTCCAGGCCTTCGACCTGGGCGCGTTTGATCTCGCTGTCCCAGTACGCGCCTTTTACCAGGCGGATCATCAGGCGATGGCGGCTGCGGCGTGCCAGGTCGATGACGTAGTCGATCACATACGGGCAACGCTTCTGGTAGGCCTGGATCACGAAGCCAATGCCGTTCCAGCCGGTCAGCTGCGGTTCGAAGCACAGGCGCTCGAGCAGATCCAGCGACAGCTCCAGGCGGTCGGCTTCTTCGGCGTCGATGTTCAGGCCGATGTCGTATTGCTTGGCCAGCAGGGTCAGGGACAGCAGGCGCGGGTACAGCTCATCCATCACGCGCTCGTACTGCGCACGGCTGTAACGCGGGTGCAGGGCCGACAGCTTGATGGAGATACCCGGGCCTTCATAAATCCCACGGCCGTGGGAGGCTTTGCCGATGGAGTGAATGGCTTGTTCGTACGAGGCCAGGTATTTCTGCGCGTCGTGTTCGGTGAGGGCGGCTTCACCAAGCATGTCGTAGGAATAGCGGAAACCCTTGGCTTCGAATTTGCTCGCGTTGGCCAGGGCTTCGGCGATGGTTTCGCCGGTCACGAACTGCTCGCCCATCAGGCGCATGGCCATGTCGACGCCCTTGCGGATCATCGGCTCGCTGCTCTTGCCGATGATGCGGCTCAGGGATGAGGTGAGGCCGGCTTCGTTATGGGTGGCGACCAGCTTGCCGGTCAGCAGCAGGCCCCAGGTGGCGGCGTTGACGAACAGCGACGGGCTGTTGCCCAGGTGCGGATGCCAGTTGCCGGTGCTGATCTTGTCGCGGATCAGCGCGTCGCGGGTGCCTTTGTCCGGGATCCGCAGCAGTGCTTCGGCCAGGCACATCAGGGCGACGCCTTCTTGGGACGACAGCGAGAATTCCTGCAGCAGGCCCTGAACAATCCCGGCACGGCCGCCGGCACTCTTCTGATTGCGCAGTTTTTCCGCAATCGAAGCGGCGAGCTTGTTGGTGGCTTCGGCCATTTGCACCGGCAGGCGGGCCTGTTC
This genomic window from Pseudomonas marginalis contains:
- the putA gene encoding trifunctional transcriptional regulator/proline dehydrogenase/L-glutamate gamma-semialdehyde dehydrogenase is translated as MATTTLGVKLDDPTRERLKAAATSIDRTPHWLIKQAIFNYLEKLEGGATLTELNGLSSKDADDAGEVQSDHAHQCFLEFAESILPQSVLRASITAAYRRPEPEVVPMLIEQARLPVQMAEATNKLAASIAEKLRNQKSAGGRAGIVQGLLQEFSLSSQEGVALMCLAEALLRIPDKGTRDALIRDKISTGNWHPHLGNSPSLFVNAATWGLLLTGKLVATHNEAGLTSSLSRIIGKSSEPMIRKGVDMAMRLMGEQFVTGETIAEALANASKFEAKGFRYSYDMLGEAALTEHDAQKYLASYEQAIHSIGKASHGRGIYEGPGISIKLSALHPRYSRAQYERVMDELYPRLLSLTLLAKQYDIGLNIDAEEADRLELSLDLLERLCFEPQLTGWNGIGFVIQAYQKRCPYVIDYVIDLARRSRHRLMIRLVKGAYWDSEIKRAQVEGLEGYPVYTRKVYTDVSYIACARKLLSVPEVIYPQFATHNAHTLSAIYHIAGQNYYPGQYEFQCLHGMGEPLYEQVVGKVSEGKLNRPCRVYAPVGTHETLLAYLVRRLLENGANTSFVNRIADQSISIQELVADPVASIEQMATLEGGFGLPHPRIPLPRDLYGSDRANSAGIDLANEHRLASLSCALLATAHNNWKAAPMLGCAASDQAAAPVLNPSDLRDVVGHVQEATVEDVDNAIQCAISAGPIWQATPPAERAAILERAADLMEGEIQPLMGLLAREAGKTFANAIAEVREAVDFLRYYAVQARNDFTNDAHRPLGPVVCISPWNFPLAIFSGQVAAALAAGNPVLAKPAEQTPLVAAQAMRILLEAGIPQGVLQLLPGQGESVGARLVGDDRVKGVMFTGSTEVARLLQRNVAGRLDAQGRPIPLIAETGGQNAMIVDSSALTEQVVIDVVSSAFDSAGQRCSALRVLCLQEDSADRVIEMLKGAMAECRLGNPERLSVDIGPVIDAEAKAGIEKHIQAMRDKGRNVYQVAIADGEEIKRGTFVMPTLIELESFDELQREIFGPVLHVVRYKRKEIDQLIGQINASGYGLTLGVHTRIDETIAKVIDNVNAGNVYVNRNIVGAVVGVQPFGGEGLSGTGPKAGGPLYLYRLLSTRPTDAIEQSFVRGDKLAAPDVRLRDALSQPLTALKTWADSNKFSELSALCSQFAAQSQSGITRQLAGPTGERNSYAILPREHVLCLADVEGDLLTQLAAVLAVGGSAVWPETDLTKAVFPRLPKEIQAKIKRVADWSKDEVVFDAVLHHGDSDQLRGVCQQVAQRGGAIVGVHGLSQGETTIALERLVIERALSVNTAAAGGNASLMTIG